From Aegilops tauschii subsp. strangulata cultivar AL8/78 chromosome 5, Aet v6.0, whole genome shotgun sequence:
gtagagtaagtatttccctcagcttttgagaaccaaggtatcaatccagtaggagacaaggCACAaaccaccgaatacctgcacaaacaaacaccaacttgcacccagcGCGACaatggggttgtcaatcccttcacggttatttgcaaagtgagatctgatagagatggataaacgataaagtaatatttttggtttatggaatggaaagtaaaagatcggaaacttatatgatggaaagtagacccgggggccataggtttcactagaggcttctctcaagatagaaattattacggtgggtgaacaaaatactgccgagcaattgatagaaaagcgcaaagtaatgatgatatctaaggcaatgatcatgaatataggcatcacgtacgtgtcaagtagaccgaaatgattctgcatctactactattactccacacatcgaccaactcctgcctgcatctagagtattaagttcataagaacagagtaacacattaagtaagatgacatgatgtagcgggattaactcaagcaatatgatgaaaaccccatcttgttatcctcgatggcagcaatacaatacgtgtcggttccccttttgtcactaggatcgagcaccgcaagattgaacccaaagctaagcaattctcccattgcaagaaaaaccaatctagctggccaaaccaaatcgatagttcgaagagacttgcaaagatatcaaatcatgcatataagaattcagaggagattcaaataatattcatagataagctgatcataaatccacaattcatcggatctcggcaaacacactgcaaaagagtgttacatcgaatagatctccaagaacattgaggagaacatggtattgagaatcaaagagagagagagggagagagagagagaagaagaagccatctagctactagctacggacccgtaggtctgtggtaaactactcacgctttaGCTCAGAGGCAaaggtgttgatgtagaagccctccgtgatcgaatccccttccggcaggacgccagaaaaggcccctagatgggatctcacgggtacagaaggttgcggtggtggaaaagtggtttcgtggctcccctggaaggttttgggatatatgagaatatataggcggaagaaataggtcggtggagtcacgaggggcccacaagggtggggggcgtgcctcccgaccttgtggccgcctcgtggctttcctgacgtgcactccaagccctctggatgtcttctggtccaagaaaaatcatcgcgaaagtttcattccgtttggactccgtttggtattctttttctgcgaaactctaaaacaaggaaaaacaggaactggcactgggctctaggttaataggttagtccgaaaaatcatataaaatagcatattaatgcatataaaacatccaaaatggataatataatagcatggaacaataaaaaattatagatacattggagacgtatcaagcatccccaagcttaattcctgctcgtcctcgagtaggtaaatgataaaaatagaatttttgatgtggaatgctacctaacatatttatccatgtaattctctttattgtggcatgaatgttcagatccgtatgattcaaaacaaaaatttaatattgacataaaaacaataatacttcaagcatactaacaaaataattatgccttctccaaataacatggccaaagaaagcttatccctagaAAATAATagagtctggctatgctccatctacatcacacaaaatatttaaatcaagcaaaaccccgatgacaagccaagcaattatttcatacttttgatgttctcaaactttttcaactttcacgcaatacatgagcgtgagccatggacatagcactatgggtggaatagaaggtgCACTGGTACAttgaggtgctatacaaacggtttttaacccctttccgtgacggcatttggaaccgtcgccaagtgagtgtgggcgataggggggtccttcccacacgacccagaaactgtcggggataggccctcctaggacacaggctggggcaaaatgagctcgtgtgtgatcgggcgaggcatcgaaacccaatcatttccgttcgtatgtacatcccacacagtgaatcccagaaaaatatttccgttcatatgtatattacacacagtcaatccaaggaatacgtttccgttcttatgtacatcccacatagtcaatccagggaaaatgttttcgttcgtatgtacatcccacacagtttgatgtataggctcgtgtgtgaaaggtgtaactatcacacacgctctaccttggttaactgtttgcttttatctactacatcacacacgatttggtgaagaaaactgtgtgtcattgggctatccatcacaagcgcttttactgccagaaccgtttgcaaagttccatgaccgtctgttctcttTTTGCTGGGTAACGCAGTAATTCCAAataaatcctacgcacacgcaagatccatctaggtgatgcatagcaacaagcggggagagtgtgtccacgtaccctcgtagaccgaaagtggaagcatttagtaacgcggttgatgtagtcgaacgtcttcgcgatccaaccgatccaagtaccgaacgcacggcacctccgcgatctgcacacgttcagctcggtgacgtccctcgtactcttgatccagctgaggtcgagggagagtttcgtcagcacgacggcgtgatgacggtgatgatgaagttacctacgtagggcttcgcctaagcactacaacgatatgaccgaggtggaaatctgtggaggggggcaccgcacacggctaagacaactgtcaacttgtctgttctagggtgccccctgctcccgtatataaaggagcaagggggaggtcggccggcccctagggcccgccccaagaggggaatcctactaggactccaagtcctagtaggaatccaccaagagggagagagggggaaggaaggaagagggggaagggaaggaaagggggtgccgcccccttcccctagtccaattcggacccaaggggggcatggccagcccctcctggcccttcctctcttcccactaaggcccatagaggcccattagttcccccgggggttctgataaccccccggcactccgatatttatctGGTGACCCCCGGAACTTATCCGGTGTCCgtataacatcgtccaatatatcaatctttacgtctcgaccatttcgagactactcgtcatgtccgtgatcacatccgggactccgaacaaccttcggtacatcaaaacacataaactcataataccgatcgtcaccgaacgttaagcgtgcggacccaacgggttcgagaactatgtagacatgaccgagactcatctctggtcaataaccaatatcggaacctggatgctcatattggttcctacatattctacaaagatctttatcggtcaaaccgcataacaacatacgttgttccctttgtcatcggtatgttacttgcccaagattcgatcgtcggtatcatcatacctaattcaatctcgtaaccggcaagtctctttactcgttccgtaatgtatcatcccgtaactaactcattagtcacattgcttgcaaggcttatagtgatgtgcattactgagagggcccagagatacctctccgacaatcggagtgacaaatcctaatctcgatctatgccaactcaacaaacaccatcggagacacctgtagagcatctttataatcacccagttaagttgtgacgtttgatagcacactaagtgttcctccggtattcgggagttgcataatctcatagtcataggaacatgtataagttatgaagaaagcaatagcaataaactaaacgatcatagtgctaagctaacggatgggtcaagtcaatcacatcattctctaatgatgtgatccctttcatcaaatgacaactcatgtatatggctaggaaacttaaccatctttgattaacgagctagtcaagtagaggcatactagtgacactatgttttttttgactgggaactgtaggggaaacccccacagcatatcaaaACTTTATTGATAAAAAGAGAGCTAGTACAAGCATAATGggggattacaagaggtaatcaaagTAAGCTAGGGGAAGAAGGAGAACTAACAAGTTAAGAGATACATACTATTGGCCTCAAGGTGGCAGAAATGAAATCCAGCGGAGGAGATCATCTTTGTAGGCAGCTTTCACTCTATATTGCATTAAGCTGATGTCATGGATGAATGCACTTCTCCATTTATTGAATCTAGCTCTCTCATGCCTGAAGACCTTAGCGTTCCTGATGATCCAGATATTCCAGCAAGCAATGAACACCACTTCGGTGAAGAAGGGCTTCCTAAAACTCCTGCTAGCATTAATAACCAAATGAGCCATGGAGTCACCAGATGACCAATCAATTTGCAGATAGTTCCAAACTCGGACACTAAAGTTGCAATTAAAGAATAGATGATCCCTTGTTTCCCTAGTCTGCAAAGGACAAAGGACACAGCTTACTCCATCCTCCAAATGCCAATGCCTCCTATCCACcatgtccttggtgttcaacctgtCCATAATAAGCATCCAAGCAAAAACTTTGATTTTCATTGTACAGGAGGACTTCCAGATCCAAGCTGTCAAAGGGTTGAAGGATTCTGATGCAAAAGTATGTGAGTAAAACAACTTTGGTGAGTATCCCTTGGCAGTGCCCTTCCAAAACCAAATATCCTTGGACCCAGGTGTTCTATTGAGGCCACCCAACATGGACTGGAGAGTAGTCAGATCATCAAAAGCCTGGCTGGACAAAGGAAGGTGGAAGTGCTGGAACATATCCTGAGAGTCCAAGAACTCATGAATAGTGATCCAGGGGTCCTTAACATAGGAATAGAGCCTGGGAAATTTGAGTTGAAGGCTAGACACCTGACCATCAAGCTGCAAGTTATCTGACCACATGAGGGCAGTGTCCCCTCCATTAATCTGAACCCAAGCACACTCCCTAAAATGGTGCATGACCTTGCAAATATccttccaccagaaagagccaCAATCAGAAGTTCCTTGGGGGACCCTATTATGATAGTAGGTATCCCAAATTAAAGACACCCAAGAGAGATCCTTTTTAGTAAGAAAGTTATTCGCATGTTTGATCAGAAGTGCAACATTCTGAGAACCAAGGTTAAGAATACCAAGGCCTCCCCTGTTTTTTGGCCTGCAAATAAGGTCCCACGCAGCTAGTGAGGGGGCAGGCTGACCCCTATTCCTCCTCCAGAGGCATTGTCTCTAGATTCTCTCCAATTGTTTTAGAATTCCAGCAGGGACAGCCAAACTGCAAAGGAAGAAAATGGGCATAGAGGACAGGGCAGAGTTAAGAAACTGCAGCCTTTCCCCCTGATTTAAAAAAGATGAACTAGCTGTCATTCTCCTCTCCATGCAATCAACCAATGGCATAAAATCCACCATTTTAGGCCTTGTAGTTCCTACTGGTAACCCAAGGTAGgtaaaaggcattttcccaatcTGGCATCCAAATGCAGAAGCTAATTCAGTCATGACAGCAGTGTCCACATTGATGGGAATAATAAAGGATTTGTGATAGTTCACATCCAGACCAGTGGACACAGAGAAGACCCTGAGCATATCCTTCAGAGCTATAAGATGGTCCTTGTCCGCAGGCAAGATAATAAgagtgtcatcagcatactgaatCACAGGGTAATCCTGATCATGACAAGGTATAGGTAAGTGAAGAATGCCCCTTCTGAACATGTCATTGATTACAGTCTGCAGGAGATCAGCAGCTAGGACAAAAAGGAGGGGAGACACTGGATCACCCTGTCTGACACCCTTTTTACATCGGAACTTCCtaccaggaactccattaagcAGAACAGATGAGGTACCTGTGGATAGAAGTTGCTTCATCCAAAGAATCCACTTCTTATTAAAGCCCTTATATCTCAATATTTGCACAATGGCCTCATGCTCAAGGgagtcaaaagccttttcaaaatccaacTTTAGAATCACAATAGGTCTCTTGGACTGGTGGCACTGGTGTAAATACTCAAAGGTCCACCCAATACAATCTTGAATTGTTCTGCTTTTTATGAAACCATACTGGTTCTTGTGGACACACTGCATAATCACCTCTTGAAACCTATTGGCTGCCATCTTAGACAAGAACTTAAGACCCATTCCTGTTAAAGAGATAGGTCTGAAGTCACCCACCTCTTTAGGGGAGGGCTTCTTAGGCACCAGAGTTATGTATGAGTCATTGATATTTTCCAGATGAGCAGTACCCTCAAAGAAAGCCTGGGCCAGT
This genomic window contains:
- the LOC141022733 gene encoding uncharacterized protein; this translates as MWSDNLQLDGQVSSLQLKFPRLYSYVKDPWITIHEFLDSQDMFQHFHLPLSSQAFDDLTTLQSMLGGLNRTPGSKDIWFWKGTAKGYSPKLFYSHTFASESFNPLTAWIWKSSCTMKIKVFAWMLIMDRLNTKDMVDRRHWHLEDGVSCVLCPLQTRETRDHLFFNCNFSVRVWNYLQIDWSSGDSMAHLVINASRSFRKPFFTEVVFIACWNIWIIRNAKVFRHERARFNKWRSAFIHDISLMQYRVKAAYKDDLLRWISFLPP